In Manis pentadactyla isolate mManPen7 chromosome 8, mManPen7.hap1, whole genome shotgun sequence, the following are encoded in one genomic region:
- the CCDC186 gene encoding coiled-coil domain-containing protein 186: protein MQSELVPISMSETEYIASVSSDKNIGKTSELKEDLCNSFSGDESSSLERESKLLSLNFDKTLCQPNEHTNQTEGQENYIPDDGGGEDSCVKTNICPENSEQIANFSGGDFTKQVSKTNETEQTVTQILAELRSSTFTEPTNQKTYSESPYDTDCTKKLTSKIKNVSASENLLEEIESELLSTDFVEEQQVPNGINKGEHALVMFEKCVQDKYLQQEHTIKKLIKENKKHQELILDICSEKDNLREELKKRTETEKQHMSTIKQLESRIEELSKEVKVSKDKLVAQDFAAKNAIQQLHKEMAHRMEQANKKCEEALQEKEVMVMKYVRGEKESLDLRKQKEILERKLRDANKESEKNTIKIKQLSQEKGRLHQLYETKEAETTRLIREIDKLKEDNNSHIIKVKWAQNKLKAEMDLHKETKDKLKETTTKLTQAKEEADQIRKNCQDMIKTYQESEEIKSNELDAKLRVTKGELEKQMQEKSDQLEMHHAKIKELEDLKRTFKEGMDELRTLRTKVKCLEDERLRTEDELSKYKEIINRQKAEIQNLLDKVKIVDQIEEQHQRGKQEIENLKEEVESLNSLINDLQKDIEGSRKRESELLLFTEKLTSKNAQLQSESNSLQSQFDKLSCSESQLQSQCEQMKQMNINLGSRLLKEEELRKDEVQTLQAALTCRQTEVKALSTQVEELKDELVTQRRKHASSVKDLTKQLQQARRKLDQVENGSYDKEVSSMGSRSSSSGSLNARSSAEDRSPENTGSSVPVDSFPEVDKTMLIERIVRLQKAHARKNEKIEFMEDHIKQLVEEIRKKTKIIQSYILREEAGTLSSEASDFNKVHLSRRGGIMASLYTSHPADGGLTLELSLEINRKLQAVLEDTLLKNITLKENLQTLGTEIEHLIKHQHELEQRMKET, encoded by the exons atgCAGAGTGAATTGGTGCCAATCAGCATGTCAGAGACAGAATAcatagcctcagtttcctccgaTAAAAATATTGGGAAAACATCTGAATTAAAGGAAGACTTATGCAACTCATTTTCTGGTGATGAAAGTAGCAGCTTAGAAAGAGAGTCCAAACTGTTGTCATTAAACTTTGATAAAACTTTATGTCAGCCTAATGAACACACTAATCAAACTGAAGGACAGGAAAATTATATTCCAGATGATGGTGGAGGTGAGGATTCTTGTGTTAAAACAAACATATGCCCAGAAAATTCTGAACAAATAGCTAATTTTTCTGGTGGAGATTTTACAAAGCAAGtttcaaaaacaaatgaaacagaacagacagTAACACAGATATTGGCGGAATtaagatcatctacatttacagAACCAACTAATCAAAAGACTTACTCAGAAAGTCCCTATGATACAGACTGCACCAAGAAACTTACTTCAAAAATAAAGAATGTTTCAGCATCAGAGAATTTGTTGGAAGAAATAGAATCTGAGCTTTTATCTACGGACTTTGTGGAAGaacaacaagtaccaaatggaaTAAATAAGGGAGAACATGCATTAGTTATGTTTGAAAAGTGTGTGCAAGATAAGTATTTACAGCAGGAGCACACCATAAAGAA gctaattaaagaaaataagaagcATCAGGAGCTCATATTAGACATTTGTTCAGAAAAAGACAATTTAAGAgaagaactaaaaaaaagaacagaaacagagAAGCAGCATATGAGCACAATTAAACAg TTAGAATCAAGAATAGAAGAACTTAGTAAAGAAGTTAAAGTTTCCAAAGATAAACTAGTAGCTCAAGACTTTGCAGCTAAAAATGCAATTCAGCAGTTACACAAAGAGATGGCCCATCGGATGGAACAG gccAACAAGAAATGTGAAGAGGCACTCCAGGAAAAAGAAGTAATGGTAATGAAGTATGTAAGAGGTGAGAAGGAATCATTAGACCTTCGAAAGCAAAAAGAGATTCTTGAAAGAAAACTTAGAGATGCAAATAAAGAATCTGAGAAAAACACAATCAAAATTAAGCAGctttctcaggagaaaggacgcTTGCACCAGCTATATGAAACGAAG GAAGCTGAAACTACTAGACTCAtcagagaaatagacaaattaaaGGAAGATAACAACTCTCACATCATTAAAGTGAAATGggcacaaaataaattaaaagcagaaATGGATTTACACAAG GAAACCAAAGATAAACtcaaagaaacaacaacaaagttAACTCAAGCAAAGGAAGAAGCAGATCAGATACGGAAAAACTGTCAGGATATGATAAAAACATATCAG GAGTCAGAAGAAATTAAATCAAATGAGCTTGATGCCAAGCTTAGAGTCACAAAAGGGGAACTTGAAAAACAAATGCAAGAAAAATCTGACCAGCTAGAG atgCATCATGCCAAAATAAAGGAACTGGAAGATCTGAAGAGGACATTTAAGGAGGGCATGGATGAGCTACGAACGTTAAGAACAAAG GTAAAGTGTCTAGAAGATGAACGATTAAGGACAGAAGATGAATTATCAAAATATAAGGAAATCATTAATCGCCAAAAAGCTGAAATTCAGAATTTACTGGACAAAGTGAAAATTGTAGATCAAATAGAGGAGCAGCATCAGAG aGGTAAACAAGAAATTGAAAATTTGAAGGAAGAAGTGGAAAGTCTTAATTCTTTGATTAATGACCTACAAAAAGACATCGAAGGCAGTAGGAAAAGAGAATCTGAGCTACTACTGTTTACAGAAAAGCTCACTAGTAAGAATGCACAACTTCAGTCTGAATCCAATTCTTTGCAGTCACAGTTTGATAAACTGTCTTGTAGTGAAAGTCAGTTACAAAGCCAGTGTGAGCAAATGAAACAGATGAATATTAATTTG GGAAGTAGATTGTTGAAGGAGGAAGAACTGCGAAAAGATGAGGTCCAGACGCTGCAAGCTGCACTCACTTGTAGACAAACAGAAGTTAAAGCATTGAGTACCCAAGTTGAAGAATTAAAAGATGAATTAGTAACTCAAAGACGGAAACATGCCTCTAGTGTCAAGGATCTTACCAAACAACTTCAGCAAG CACGAAGAAAATTAGATCAGGTTGAGAATGGAAGCTATGATAAAGAAGTCAGCAGCATGGGAAGTCGTTCTAGTTCATCAG GGTCCCTTAATGCTCGAAGCAGTGCTGAAGATCGATCACCAGAAAATACTGGGTCATCAGTACCTGTGGATAGCTTTCCAGAAGTAGACAAGACCATGTTGATTGAGAGGATAGTAAGGCTGCAAAAAGCACATGCCcggaaaaatgaaaagatagaaTTTATGGAGGATCACATCAAACAACTGGTggaagaaattaggaaaaaaacaaa aatAATTCAGAGTTACATTTTACGAGAAGAAGCAGGCACACTTTCTTCTGAGGCATCTGATTTTAACAAAGTCCATTTAAGCAGACGGGGTGGCATCATGGCATCTTTGTATACATCCCATCCAGCTGATGGTGGATTAACACTGGAACTCTCTTTGGAGATCAACCGAAAATTACAGGCTGTTTTGGAAGATACATTACTAAAAAATATTACTTTGAag GAAAATCTGCAAACTCTTGGAACAGAAATAGAGCATCTTATTAAACACCAGCATGAACTAGAACAGAGGATGAAGGAAACCTAA